From Xenopus laevis strain J_2021 chromosome 7L, Xenopus_laevis_v10.1, whole genome shotgun sequence, one genomic window encodes:
- the LOC108697013 gene encoding traf2 and NCK-interacting protein kinase-like, translating to MCGSNLLSSLNHVQPVGNATCQELKPEEELEPATTICQVAPETPDIDICQETTQKSGNDTCQPELENQQESAEINQENQQERTEVNKENQQENAETNEEVINEEIAEESGTNTCQPEISKISEEQVGDNNNQAYQHLLATKYPKPRSYVQVLEPIGEDSYGVIYNGWHRKEQKEVAVTIMKDEEKQKEVLNELQVLETISGHGNIIGYYGAYFQPASVKMPEYEGLWISMERYSGTSIKQLFNSNISHSLKEGWIAYTCKEVLKGLCHLDKHKVIHHDLRPNNIMITSDAEVKISDVSYATIGENSHSTAGALPYMAPEVLVNTNYKVIEYTSKADVWSLGISALEMAEGYYPFSRFPSHARIKRIMHGPAPVLLWDSWSDNFHDFIKKCLQKNPDWRPSAEQLLSHPFVRNIWNERGVKSNIKWHLQREMKH from the exons ATGTGTGGCTCTAATCTACTTTCCTCTCTTAATCATGTACAACCTGTTGGCAATGCCACTTGTCAA GAATTAAAACCAGAGGAAGAACTGGAGCCGGCCACAACCATCTGCCAGGTGGCTCCAGAAACCCCTGATATTGACATCTGTCAG GAGACAACGCAGAAATCAGGCAATGACACCTGCCAGCCTGAACtcgaaaacca gcaagagagtgctgaaataaaccaggaaaaccagcaagagaggaCTGAAGTAAAcaaggaaaaccagcaagagaacGCTGAAACAAACGAGGAAGTCATCAATGAG GAGATAGCAGAGGAATCGGGCACCAACACCTGCCAGCCTGAAATCTCCAAAATCTCTGAGGAGCAAGTGGGCGACAACAACAACCAg GCATATCAACATCTACTTGCAACTAAATACCCG AAGCCACGGAGTTATGTACAAGTCCTGGAGCCCATCGGAGAGGACAGCTACGGTGTCATTTATAAT GGATGGCACCGTAAAGAACAAAAGGAGGTGGCAGTTACCATCATGAAAGATGAAGAG aagcAGAAAGAAGTCCTCAATGAACTGCAGGTTCTAGAAACCATTTCTGGCCATGGAAACATCATTGGCTATTACGGGGCATATTTCCAACCTGCCTCTGTGAAAATGCCAGAATATGAGGGACTTTGGATTTCAATGGAGCGTTACAGTGGGACATCGATAAAACAGCTCTTTAACAGCAACATATCCCACTCCTTGAAAGAGGGCTGGATTGCTTATACCTGCAAGGAGGTATTAAAG GGCCTGTGCCACCTTGATAAGCACAAGGTGATTCATCATGACTTAAGGCCAAACAACATCATGATAACATCTGATGCAGAAGTGAAGATCA GTGATGTCAGCTATGCCACCATTGGTGAAAACAGTCATAGTACTGCAGGTGCTCTTCCATACATGGCACCAGAAGTACTGGTCAACACTAACTATAAGGTCATAGAATACACCTCTAAG GCTGATGTATGGTCACTGGGAATCTCCGCCCTTGAAATGGCAGAAGGATACTACC CATTCAGCAGATTTCCCAGCCATGCACGCATCAAAAGAATAATGCATGGTCCTGCTCCAGTATTGCTATGGGACTCATG GAGTGACAACTTCCatgattttataaagaaatgcCTCCAGAAAAATCCGGATTGGAGGCcatctgcagagcagctactATCACACCCCTTCGTTCGTAACATCTGGAATGAAAGGGGTGTGAAAAGTAATATCAAGTGGCATCTACAGAGAG AAATGAAGCACTGA